In Salarias fasciatus chromosome 20, fSalaFa1.1, whole genome shotgun sequence, a single window of DNA contains:
- the znf217 gene encoding zinc finger protein 217, whose translation MPTYSVLPFVDCSDGLPQDILISDSASIPGLGCSMTPHTTYPEPVLQSGGNALLSCMFCDQTFTRQDELGPHVLTEHPTTFSEPAVLRVEAEFRIPGEGPRIKPNSLPVEKEEVHSCILCGQISQDASELESHMRKHKDYFTYCCNVCGRRFRESWFLKKHVKVHAKPGGKGKGLQDSEPPMTINDVVQEPAPEPVVSSYKMCMVCGFFFPDHDSLAEHSKIHNREVEPDKDKQRLDGAAESQELFLQGLNVKPRVTESDLPVRTSKWIPQFNPFVTYQAWQLATKGKLAVGPNNQKETGQEASTDNEQSGSDKEELNMIWVKGQEDQPLKKVAGKERRPQIQQVKNKYRPTTCEVCQRTFRTYHQLVLHSRVHKREKSGEESPVSSVDAKQPRAVSPDQGEEVTEEGFEEAMDLGEDGFDRSKPRSRHCTHCGKSFKSSHYLTVHLRTHTGEKPYKCIYCDYAAAQKTSLKYHLDRRHKDKPPMQIPSRPELSVPSPSEEKPGSDDEKPEAKLWGPTSGSPFGGLGDASGKRSSPPLLVKTEYSELSPSSEGLPSPVHLEKVDIKREDSEAPLNLSLKESLAIPAKNVVFPISCSFCPFITVHPEVLIIHHRLIHKRSRFTGNTRLRRFTGCPPALNGKDVPPLQIDRRNPRRTRSPPPPPGKQAKPPVNPPNGPRQPPAPPGPAPVQEAVQPVRVNPGSQPGQESSRHAELQRRPGAGGRFTLDRAGVGERSYPPRGGSLWHSDAARLCIATPFRGLPKMDFGESARKRMRFTAPAGTMADPGEKPAVRGPPMDGPRRLLMTGRSMRTMPQGAGLPTPSEALGACPPLGAGLDAEWGMMNLLHPYTPSELAAFYHSTPPNPSPGGLAPPTAGGRTVLYPHLPGLPNLQRREPTSSFPNQRYGMSDKSA comes from the exons ATGCCGACCTACTCGGTGTTGCCGTTTGTGGATTGCTCAGATGGGCTACCTCAAGATATACTTATAAGTGACAGTGCAAGCATCCCGGGGCTCGGCTGTAGCATGACACCACACACCACCTACCCGGAGCCTGTGTTGCAATCGGGAGGAAATGCACTGCTGTCGTGCATGTTCTGCGATCAGACGTTCACTCGCCAGGATGAGCTGGGCCCTCATGTGCTCACAGAGCACCCCACCACCTTCTCAGAGCCCGCCGTGCTCCGGGTCGAAGCAGAATTCAGGATCCCAGGGGAGGGGCCCAGGATCAAACCCAACAGCCTTCCTGTGGAAAAAGAGGAGGTTCACAGCTGCATTTTGTGTGGCCAGATATCACAAGACGCCAGCGAGCTCGAGTCTCATATGAGGAAGCACAAAGACTACTTCACCTACTGTTGCAATGTCTGCGGACGTCGGTTTAGAGAATCTTGGTTCCTCAAGAAACATGTAAAGGTGCACGCGAAACCAGGCGGAAAGGGCAAGGGACTGCAAGACTCCGAGCCCCCCATGACAATCAACGATGTCGTGCAGGAGCCTGCACCGGAGCCTGTGGTCAGCTCTTACAAAATGTGCATGGTCTGCGGCTTTTTTTTCCCGGACCACGACAGTTTGGCCGAACATAGTAAAATACATAACCGAGAGGTGGAGCCAGACAAAGATAAACAGCGGCTGGATGGAGCTGCCGAATCCCAAGAGTTATTTCTTCAAGGCCTGAATGTTAAGCCCCGTGTTACAGAGAGCGACCTGCCTGTCAGAACGTCGAAGTGGATTCCTCAGTTCAACCCCTTTGTCACTTATCAGGCCTGGCAACTTGCAACCAAAGGAAAGTTAGCCGTCGGGCCAAATAATCAGAAAGAAACTGGCCAGGAAGCCAGCACAGATAATGAGCAGAGTGGGTCTGATAAGGAAGAATTGAATATGAtttgggtcaaaggtcaagaggACCAGCCTTTGAAAAAAGTGGCAGGGAAAGAGCGCCGGCCTCAGATCCAGCAAGTAAAGAACAAATACAGGCCGACCACTTGTGAGGTGTGCCAGAGGACCTTCAGGACCTACCACCAGCTGGTCCTCCACTCCAGGGTGCACAAACGGGAGAAGAGCGGGGAAGAAAGTCCAGTTTCTTCTGTCGACGCGAAGCAGCCGAGAGCGGTCTCACCGGACCAGGGAGAAGAGGTCACTGAAGAGGGCTTCGAAGAAGCCATGGATTTAG GTGAAGATGGATTTGATCGCTCAAAACCCAGATCGAGACATTGCACTCACTGTGGGAAATCCTTCAAGTCAAGTCACTACCTCACAGTTCActtgaggactcacacag gtgagaagccttacAAGTGTATTTACTGCGACTACGCTGCCGCTCAGAAGACGTCACTGAAATACCACCTGGATCGCCGTCACAAGGACAAGCCCCCCATGCAGATCCCCAGCAGACCGGAGCTGTCCGTGCCCTCCCCCAGCGAGGAGAAGCCAGGAAGCGATGATGAAAAGCCCGAGGCCAAACTCTGGGGTCCCACCAGTGGATCGCCATTTGGCGGACTGGGCGACGCCAGTGGCAAGCGCAGCAGTCCACCACTGCTGGTGAAGACGGAGTACAGCGAATTGTCCCCAAGCAGTGAGGGGCTCCCCTCACCTGTTCACCTGGAGAAGGTCGACATAAAGAGAGAAGATTCAGAGGCTCCATTAAATCTGTCTCTGAAAGAGTCTCTCGCCATCCCAGCCAAGAACGTAGTATTTCCCATTTCCTGCTCGTTCTGTCCCTTTATAACCGTCCACCCCGAGGTTCTGATTATCCACCACAGGCTGATCCACAAGAGGAGCAGATTCACAGGCAACACTAGACTGAGGCGCTTCACGGGCTGCCCCCCCGCGCTGAACGGGAAGGATGTTCCCCCGCTTCAAATCGACAGGCGCAACCCGCGTCGAACCaggtccccgccccccccgccggGAAAACAAGCAAAGCCTCCTGTCAACCCCCCGAACGGTCCGAGGCAGCCGCCTGCCCCCCCTGGCCCTGCACCCGTACAGGAAGCCGTCCAGCCCGTCAGGGTGAACCCCGGTTCACAGCCCGGTCAGGAGTCCTCCAGACACGCAGAGCTCCAGAGGAGACCCGGCGCCGGCGGCAGGTTCACCCTGGACCGAGCGGGGGTCGGCGAGAGGAGCTACCCGCCCAGAGGCGGCTCCCTCTGGCACTCGGACGCCGCCAGGCTGTGCATCGCCACCCCGTTTCGGGGCCTCCCTAAAATGGACTTTGGCGAATCCGCACGCAAACGGATGAGGTTTACTGCGCCGGCCGGCACGATGGCCGACCCCGGGGAGAAGCCGGCGGTGAGAGGACCGCCGATGGACGGGCCCAGGAGGCTGCTCATGACGGGGAGGAGCATGAGGACCATGCCGCAGGGGGCCGGTCTGCCCACACCGTCCGAGGCTCTGGGGGCGTGCCCGCCTCTCGGGGCAGGTCTGGACGCTGAGTGGGGCATGATGAACCTCCTGCATCCCTACACGCCAAGCGAACTGGCCGCTTTCTATCACAGCACGCCGCCCAACCCCAGTCCCGGAGGACTGGCCCCTCCCACAGCAG GAGGCAGGACTGTGCTGTACCCACACTTACCGGGCCTACCcaacctgcagaggagagagcCCACCAGCTCCTTCCCCAATCAACGCTACGGGATGTCTGACAAAAGTGCCTGA